From the genome of Medicago truncatula cultivar Jemalong A17 chromosome 2, MtrunA17r5.0-ANR, whole genome shotgun sequence:
AgttttgtaaattaattttcttcTACCTTGTTTACATTTCTTTTTACAATCTGTCTTTTTAAACATGTTTGTGCCTTATATCAGGTTTCTTTGTAATTGTATTTGTTCTACTGTTACAAAAACTTGTTCAGTTTATGTTTATATGAATCTATCTAATGTTGAGTATGTTAACTGTTGTGCATCTAGTTGCTGTGGAACTGGCCACGGTTGCAAGTGAGGTTAAGGCAGGGGATATAAAGGTCTTGTTTGTGAAGCCACTTGTTTACTGGACTCGATTTTTTATCATAGCTACAGCATTTTCTCGTCCCCAAATTGATGCTATCGGGTATGGAACCTGTCATTGatctttatatatttatttagcaatgttcattttttttctttcctcaaAGGATGTATATTTAATCctatttatattgaattttatttaggTCAAGAATTAGAGACCGAGCTGAAAAGAAATATGGTAAAATTCCAAATGGAGACTTGAAACCCAACTCATGGACCCTGTTGGACTTCGGTAAGTCACTTTACAATACAATAGAGCCCTCTAATTGTCTgcattttataaaaacaaatccCTTGAAGTTTCCCATTGCACTTGTAGAAGAGGTACATTCACCAAGAAAGACATAACTTCTAGAAATTTAACATTATACTCTAACAAAATGCATAATCAGAAGCAAAGATGCAGGATACCTCAACATGATTCTCCCCTTTGTCCCTATCAAAACCTTCTAAATCAATCaacataaattgcattaaatTCCAGTTCCAAAAGCCTATATTTGACACAATCAGACATCTGTATTGCAACATAAATTGCATTGAATCGTAGTCATATCATGTATATTGTTTGGTAGCCGTGTTTCTGAATACATTCTGATACAGGTTCATCTTAATGATTGTTTCTTGATCACAGGTGATGTTGTTGTCCATTTATTTCTTCCCCCACAAAGAGCTTTCTATAATTTGGAAGAGTTTTATGGTAATGCAACATCAGTAGAGCTGCCTTTTGAAAATCAACCACCATTTCGCAATGAGGGAGCCTACGGTTTTTCGGATGATGCAGAAAGTTGATTAATTGTTAGCTTTGAGAAGACCAATAATCACTGTCAATTTAAGTTTGTTTACATTAGCATGATGTAAACAATTCAACACACTTATCCACACAAGACTTTGCTTGTGTGATGAGTGGAGGCTCATTCCATTGCAGAAAGGAAAGTGACAGTATCAATTGATTCAATGttcagttttttctttctttcttagtATGGTATTTCCTCTAAGAAAACTGTAATAGATGGGTTTGGATAAGCAGGGAGGGAAGGGGTAGAAAACTAGAAAAGTAGATCAGAATTGTTTGTATTCATCAAATTGGCCATGTGAATCTATCTATATTTATGCAgtatagtttgattttttttttttttcttgtccaAAAGTTGGTTTCAACTAGTTCAATATCAGGTAGAAAAACAATggtgaaataaaaaaacttttccGCAAACAATTGAATTCGATAATCCACCGCATTCACACAGTCGACACATGTGTGGTCGTTGAATCAAGATCGGACAGTCAAGATTTCAAGCATGgtattttagtttttacttttaaattataataatttgcaTTAAAATCTAAATCGGCTGATATGTATAAAACAAATTAggaagtttttaaaaaataatcgttacaaacaattttactttatttctctGAAGTGGCGCTCAACTTAACCCAGAAACAAACTTGCTTATTGTTCAGTTTACTGCCACAAATTTCTTTTGaagaatgctagcaacactctcttttgagtaCTCTCTTtagcactcactcttttattggatgaaatcaatgtaggatctacactttggaaatgaaacccacataaagtggtgggacatacattgatttcacccaataaaagagtgagtgctagagagagtgctcaaaaaagagtgttgctagcattcctcattCATTTTAGCATCTAGAGAACTAATTTTTCTTGTATAAGTGAttaatgagaataattggtAAGTAGTTCTTCGACAGAGAAAATCATTTCTGACCAAATTTCATAGTAACAAAAGATTACAATCCTTTGGCAGTTGGCTGGTATGCATCTAGCTTATTTTTCACAACTATAATTACACAACATAGGAAAACATATTAAGCCACATTTTCGCATAGCATTGTAAGGAATGACATTTTCATAATGATG
Proteins encoded in this window:
- the LOC11406804 gene encoding protein Iojap, chloroplastic; this encodes MIPSSTLLSLAGAFAPVSFSGEMGHPQTNSSSKPRKVFTSFCKKALPLQRHSINSLNLKRRNSLLSFAFGKEANDNSFSDVGEDTDDMYDELLSNYGQVVYKRKDQKPASAEIDDDSESLSFAVELATVASEVKAGDIKVLFVKPLVYWTRFFIIATAFSRPQIDAIGSRIRDRAEKKYGKIPNGDLKPNSWTLLDFGDVVVHLFLPPQRAFYNLEEFYGNATSVELPFENQPPFRNEGAYGFSDDAES